A region of Salinibacter sp. 10B DNA encodes the following proteins:
- a CDS encoding PAS domain-containing protein: MASPPNPSHETEPGRAPSLKSAVEHMNEAVLITEGAPLNAPGPRIIYANPAFTEITGYSPGEVIGKSPRLLQGPATESWVLTRLRRRLEQGLSFEGEAINYRKDGTPYVNHWSVSPIRNANDEITHWVSVQRDVTEYRRTSERLLNAQERERARMVRTFHDELGGELVSLQMLVEQVRDQTPADQPTAPPLNKLEAHIDTLSTTVRRLTDAFSSRVLSDFGLSAAITHLTTNLEDEEGLTVDLHNEIASGERLSPLIERVVFRTLRDTLTTLVRRGNTNAAQVLLNKTEQKLRLHVISPETGFDLSGAVQDTNHPTLSAMAERIDRLNGTLTIDASPKNGIRLTATLPLVLMSPHPSPSPA; the protein is encoded by the coding sequence ATGGCTTCTCCCCCCAATCCGTCCCACGAGACCGAGCCCGGACGGGCCCCGTCTCTCAAATCGGCCGTGGAGCACATGAACGAGGCCGTCCTCATTACAGAAGGAGCACCCCTCAACGCTCCGGGCCCACGCATCATCTACGCGAATCCAGCATTCACGGAGATTACCGGATATTCCCCCGGAGAGGTGATCGGCAAAAGCCCGCGTCTTCTCCAGGGCCCCGCCACCGAATCCTGGGTACTGACCCGGCTTCGTCGACGGCTCGAACAGGGATTGTCATTTGAGGGGGAGGCCATCAATTACCGCAAGGACGGAACGCCATACGTCAATCACTGGAGCGTCTCCCCCATTCGGAATGCGAACGACGAGATCACCCACTGGGTCTCCGTACAACGGGACGTGACGGAATACCGACGCACGAGCGAGCGGCTCCTGAACGCACAGGAACGGGAGCGCGCCCGTATGGTCCGAACCTTTCACGACGAACTGGGGGGAGAGTTGGTCTCGCTTCAGATGCTCGTTGAGCAGGTCCGAGACCAAACGCCCGCGGATCAGCCCACCGCCCCGCCCCTCAATAAGCTGGAGGCCCACATCGACACCTTGTCGACGACTGTGCGTCGCCTGACGGATGCGTTCTCGTCCCGCGTCCTTAGCGATTTTGGCTTATCCGCGGCCATTACCCATTTGACAACCAATCTTGAGGATGAAGAGGGACTTACCGTGGACCTGCACAACGAAATTGCATCAGGGGAGCGACTTTCGCCCCTGATCGAACGTGTCGTTTTCCGCACGCTTCGGGATACCCTGACCACCCTGGTCCGGCGCGGCAACACGAACGCGGCTCAAGTTCTCCTCAACAAAACCGAACAGAAACTCCGCCTCCACGTCATCAGCCCCGAAACAGGGTTCGATCTCTCCGGCGCCGTTCAGGACACAAACCACCCCACCCTTTCCGCAATGGCGGAGCGTATCGACCGCCTCAACGGCACACTCACGATTGATGCTTCCCCGAAGAACGGCATCCGTCTCACGGCCACGCTCCCGCTTGTCTTGATGTCCCCCCATCCCTCCCCTTCTCCCGCGTAA